From the Clostridium cagae genome, the window GTTTACCCAGGAAGTTTTGATCCTATAACTAATGGTCATTTAGATATAATTGAAAGAGGATCAAAAGTTTTTGATAAACTGATCATAGGCGTTTTGGTTAATGTTGATAAAAAAGGACTTTTTGAAATTGAAGAGAGAGTTGAACTTATAAAAAAGGTTACAAAGCATATAAAAAATGTTGAAGTTTTAAGTTTTAATGGATTATTAATAGACTTTTTAAAAGCAAGCAATGCTAAGATTATTTTAAAGGGACTTAGAGCAGTATCAGATTTTGAATATGAATTTAAAATGGCACTTATGAATAATAAATTGGATCCTGATATTGAAACAGTATTTATGATGACTTCTGCACAATATTCATACTTAAGTTCATCTTCAGTAAAACAAGTTGCCAAGTTCGGAGGGTGTATCGAGGGTCTTGTGCCAAAAGAAATTATATCTGATGTTATTAGAAGGAGTAAAATTTAAGGAGTGGTATTATGGATAAGATGGATGTAAATATAATGGAATTATTGGAGTATCTACAAGATTTAGTAGACAATTCTCCTAAAGTTCCTATAAGCGGTAAAGTTGTAGTTGATAAAAAAGAGGTTCTTGAAGTGGTAGATCAAATTATAAATTATTTACCAGATCAATTTAAAAAAGCACAATGGGTTATGAATGAGAGAGAAAGAATACTTGGAGAAGCTAAAAAAGAATACGATACAGTAAAAAAAGAAACTATGATGATTATGAGACAAAATGTTGAGAGTCATGATATAGTAAAAGAAGCTAAGATAAGAGCACAAGAAATTATAGCTTCAGCACAAAGAGATGCTAAAGCTATAAGATTAGGTTCTAGAGATTATTCAGATGAAATTTTATCACAACTTGATAGAGAAATAGAAGCTAAAAAAGGAGCTTTAATTAAAGGGCTTCAAAATAGTTTTGAAGTAGTGGCTAAAGATATAGATGATAATTTAAGTACGGCTTGCGTAACTATAAGGGGAAATATAAAAGAGTTAAGAGGTATGAAAAAATAATTTATATATTATTTTAAGCACTATTGTTAAAGTTAAAAGTAATAATATAGGTAATAAATACATAAAAGGATTTATGGTACAAGCTACTGGAAAATTAGAGGTAACAATGCTTGTAGGTATAATTTTTATTAATAAATATGTTATTACAAAACTGAATATTCCTTGAATTAACTTTAAAGATATATATTTAAAGTAGGAAATATTAAAGTCATTCATAAATGAACTTATTTGTGCTATTACTGATAATCCAGAAAAAGAACACAAAAAACTTATAATTCCTAATTTTAATGGAAGTGAAATATTTAAGTCTGAAATTAGATTACAACCATTTGTCATTTCTATACTTCCTAAGAATATAGAAAACAAAGTACCACTTTGTATATGAAGTAAATTTTCTAAAAAGTCAAATATATTATTTATATAAGCATTATTTTTTATAAGAGATATTATTACGGAAAATATAACGATGAATCCACAAATTGATAATATTGTGTTTACACCATTTCCAATAGCATTTTTTATTGCTTGACCAAAATTTAAATTTTTTTCATTTATAGAACTTTTAGAAGACGGTTTTCTTAAGGTTCTATTTTTTTTTGTTATTAAACCAATAAATATAGCAGAAAGATAATTAGCTATAAGTAGTATATAACCTAAAGCTGTATTGTTCAAAAGTGCTGTCCCTACAGAACCAATTAAAAACAGTGGTCCTACATTTGAAGCTATATTTAAAAGTCTTTGACATTCTTTATCATCTATACTTCCTAGAGACCATAAATCAATGGAATATTTTGCTCCTAGAGGATATCCACATAAAAAACTAGCGACTATAGGGAAGGAACAATTTTTAGATAAACCTAGAGGCTTGCAAATCAATGGTCCCAATAACTTTGAATAAAGTGATATACCATCATAAGAAATCAATAGGTTGCAAATAACTAAAAATGGAAATGTTACAGGTAAGACAGCACTATACCATAATTTACATCCATCGATAGCAGCAATTGTACACTGTTTTATATTTAATATAAATAACACTATAAATATAGAACATATTATACAAAATAGGATATTGCTTTTTATATTTAATAATTTTATTAAAATAATAGTTAATAATATTATGAATAACCATAAGACAACAATAGTATAACTCATTAAATCACTCCAATTTTAAAGATTTATACGAGAGTAAAATATACTCTCGTAAATCTTAGAATAGAAATAAAGTTTTATATTATATTTATTAAAAAATATCTAAATAGTAGTAATCTATAAAATTTTTACTTCTACTAAAATAGTTATCAAAGTACTACAACTTATTAGAAATTTATTTATATTCTTATGATTATGTCAATTGTATTTATAATATGATTGGACTAGTTAAATAATCCTGCATAGGATTTATTTTAGGATTTAAGATAGAATAAGCTTTTGTTCCAAGAAGGTCTATTTCTAAACATTCATTAATATTATTTTTAGGAATCTTAGTTATTAACTCAATATTACCCATCTTTTTTATATTCTTTAAAAGTTTCTTTCCTTTTGAATTAAAACCCAAAACTCTGCAATAGGGGCAAGGATCTTTAGATAATTTAAGTAAATCATATTTTTCAAGACCTAAGAAAAACTGAGTGAAAATTCTATTTAACCTAGTATAAGTATATCTTTTACTCTTAGAGTTTAGTATTAATTCATCTAAAGAATTTGATTTTAACACTTCTTTTAATATCTTGTTATCCAATCCTTCTGATATATCAGGAAGATTTTTTAGTAAACTGCCATCAGTTATAAGCTTATATTTAACATATTTAAATATATCTTCTTCAAACGTAAAAGAATAATTTTCACACGATAATTTATGCAATACATTGTAACTTTCTTTGGGTAAAAAGTCTTTTAAATGTTCTAAATTTTTCTTTTTTAAATGATTTCTTATAGATGTTGCTGAAGAAAAAGTAGTATTTAGACACTTATCATTGTAATTTGAACCTTCTCTTTTTAAAGTTAAAGGTATTATATTACTGTTAAGAGTTTTTAAAGCTTTAATATATTCTATTCCTAAAATATTATTTGAACTTGAAATAGCTTCCATAATATGATTAGATTTGAAAAAATCACTTAATGCATTAGCTCTACTTAAGTGAAATGGAAGGCCTAAATTTAAATAATTTTTTAACATAATTTTATAATTATTGGGCTCATTTACTAATACAGAAGCTATATCTTCAAGAACTTTTACATTACCTTCCTCACTTCCAAAATATAAATTATCAACAATATTTAGAGAATTGAGTAAAGAAATTGAACCAAAAGCAAAATGCTCAGCAGATGATAAAGAGTATACTAGAGGTAATTCAATTACTAAATCAACTCCATTTTTCAGAGCTATTTCAGTACGTCTCCATTTATCTATAATAGCTGGTATGCCACGTTGCATAAAATTTCCGCTCATAACACAAACTATATTATCGGCATTAGCATTTATTTTAGCTTGTTTTAAATGGTATTCATGACCTTTATGAAATGGATTATATTCAGCAATTATTCCTGTTACCATAATAAAAAACACTCCTTATAAATGATTTTGTTATGTTATTATAACACAATTAAATAAGAAGGAATTGTTTGTTAAACAATTATCAATATTGTAAAAAAATATACTAAAAAATACAAATTAATAATATTGGTATATAAAAATAAATAAAAAATAAAAAAGTGTT encodes:
- the coaD gene encoding pantetheine-phosphate adenylyltransferase, with translation MKIAVYPGSFDPITNGHLDIIERGSKVFDKLIIGVLVNVDKKGLFEIEERVELIKKVTKHIKNVEVLSFNGLLIDFLKASNAKIILKGLRAVSDFEYEFKMALMNNKLDPDIETVFMMTSAQYSYLSSSSVKQVAKFGGCIEGLVPKEIISDVIRRSKI
- a CDS encoding ATPase, with product MDKMDVNIMELLEYLQDLVDNSPKVPISGKVVVDKKEVLEVVDQIINYLPDQFKKAQWVMNERERILGEAKKEYDTVKKETMMIMRQNVESHDIVKEAKIRAQEIIASAQRDAKAIRLGSRDYSDEILSQLDREIEAKKGALIKGLQNSFEVVAKDIDDNLSTACVTIRGNIKELRGMKK
- the ylbJ gene encoding sporulation integral membrane protein YlbJ gives rise to the protein MSYTIVVLWLFIILLTIILIKLLNIKSNILFCIICSIFIVLFILNIKQCTIAAIDGCKLWYSAVLPVTFPFLVICNLLISYDGISLYSKLLGPLICKPLGLSKNCSFPIVASFLCGYPLGAKYSIDLWSLGSIDDKECQRLLNIASNVGPLFLIGSVGTALLNNTALGYILLIANYLSAIFIGLITKKNRTLRKPSSKSSINEKNLNFGQAIKNAIGNGVNTILSICGFIVIFSVIISLIKNNAYINNIFDFLENLLHIQSGTLFSIFLGSIEMTNGCNLISDLNISLPLKLGIISFLCSFSGLSVIAQISSFMNDFNISYFKYISLKLIQGIFSFVITYLLIKIIPTSIVTSNFPVACTINPFMYLLPILLLLTLTIVLKIIYKLFFHTS
- a CDS encoding nucleotidyltransferase, yielding MVTGIIAEYNPFHKGHEYHLKQAKINANADNIVCVMSGNFMQRGIPAIIDKWRRTEIALKNGVDLVIELPLVYSLSSAEHFAFGSISLLNSLNIVDNLYFGSEEGNVKVLEDIASVLVNEPNNYKIMLKNYLNLGLPFHLSRANALSDFFKSNHIMEAISSSNNILGIEYIKALKTLNSNIIPLTLKREGSNYNDKCLNTTFSSATSIRNHLKKKNLEHLKDFLPKESYNVLHKLSCENYSFTFEEDIFKYVKYKLITDGSLLKNLPDISEGLDNKILKEVLKSNSLDELILNSKSKRYTYTRLNRIFTQFFLGLEKYDLLKLSKDPCPYCRVLGFNSKGKKLLKNIKKMGNIELITKIPKNNINECLEIDLLGTKAYSILNPKINPMQDYLTSPIIL